The Sporosarcina sp. 6E9 genome segment TTATTCTCCTAGTTATTATTTCTGTCCCTTTTTGAAAACAGCAGAGATTCGACTTTCTTCGCCACGCTTCATCCGTTGTATATTCTCTACATGTTTAAGAACGGCAACGGCGAATAAAGCAAATGCGATAATTGCGGGCCAGACTCCGGATGGAAACCAAATCGCGAAAATAAATAATGAAACATAAAGCATCAAAACACCGTATACGAGATAGTCTGTTACTAGTGCGACAGCAACAAAGATAACAAAAGCGATTAAACCGAAACGCCAATCAATCCCGAATAAGATGCCAATGACCGTTGCAGTTCCTTTGCCTCCATTAAAATTCATATAAAACGGAAAAGTATGACCTAGAACGACCGTGGCCCCTGCGGCAAAAACTATGACAAAGCTATTTTCATCAGATAAATTAGTATGAAATGCAATCGTACCAGCGAAAACTACTGCAAGTACGCCTTTTCCAATATCAACTGCCGCAACAAGGGCGCCGTACTTCTTTCCAAGTACAATTGTTGCATTTGATGCACCAAAGTTTTTAACGCCTTCAGTTTTCAGATTAACGCCAGAAATAAGCTGGGCAATGCGAGCTCCATGCAGACATCCTAGTAAATAACCCCCACTTAAAATAATAGTGAGCCAAACCCACATTGTTTTTCCCCCTAAATAAACAAATCATAATTGTATATTAAATAAATCCTTTAAAGCTTGCAGTTTTTCAGATTCAGACAGATTAACTTTTTCCCGCTGATCATTTTCAATAATCGTTACTGTGTGATTTGTTAGCGTAACCCTACCAGTTGGTGTCGCTTTTGTAACAATATCCTGGTGCGTAAATGTAGAGTCTTTTGAAACTTGGTTAAATATGCATCCCTCATGAAAGTCCAGTAGATTTTTAGGCTCATTATTAAATCGATACAATATCCTTTTCTCGTTATCGACTTCATAGACCAAATCAAATAACCCATCGTCAAATTTTGAAATTGAATACGTAGCAGTTACATCCGTTTTTTTATCACCGTTCAGCGGTATCGGTAGGCGAGGCGTGGCTGCGCCAAATCCAACATCAACTAAGTAAGGTTCATCTTCCAGATTAACGAGAATGGCTACATGGGTATCCGCTTTGGCCCATTTACCTGTTTGTCTTAATACAGTCGCGGAAACGAGGTGCGCATCATAGCCCAAATCACATAATAATGCATGAAATAAACCATTCACTTCATAACAATATCCGCCGCGATGTTGGTACACAATTTTTTCGTAAATTGTTTTCAGATTTAAATAGATGGGTCTATTCCGAATCACATCTAAGTTTTCGAAAGGTATATGCTGTAAATGGGAATTTTGGAGTTCACTTAAATTTTGAAGTGAAACTTCTGTAAAAGAACCTGCATGAAACCTTTTTAAGTAAAGTTTAATATCCATTTTTATCACCCCTATTAATTATATCGTAAATGGATAGGAGATGAAAACTTAGCCATTGTTACCAAACACCTTTCAGTACGTTTCATTTTTGTATAATTAGGCAATTGTAAGAATGACAATGAAATAAGCAACCATTGTTAGTAAACCAATTGGAACGGCGAAACGCGCCCATTCAATACTTGTAATCGATAGCTTCCCAGCAGCAATAATGTTTGGAATGTTCCCAGGTATTAACATCCCACCGCTTACTAGCAGTCCTAATAGAATTGCTTGTATAGTTGGAACTTCCATAGCGGGACTAATCTCAGCAGCTGCCAAAGTCGCATTATCCAAAACAGCTGAGATCATATTAATCCAATAAAGAACAAGCGGGTTTAAGTTCAGTAAGTATTTTTCGATAAATGGCTCGAAACCAGCTCCGAGCAGTGTTAAAGCCATCACAAATAAATACACTTTAAAACCGCGAATGATTATATCCGAGTAGGATTCAGTTTTATGTTTTATGAAGGATTTGTTGAATTTTTTACTTGGTTTAATGAGGACCGCGGCAAGCACTCCGAATACAATAACGCCTGGAACAACTTCAGGACCAATCAATTGCAGTAAATAGAAAAAGTCTTCTTCTAACTTACTCGTTGCAATTGTCGATAAAGGTTCTCCGATGGGTGTTAACACCGCGCCAAGACCGATAGAATAACAAGCTAATACGACAAAGCGTACTTCAGATTTTCGATCGAGACGTAGAACGCTAACAATCGTTACGAGTACAATCGCGGCAATGATTGCGGTAATTACACTCGAAACAAGTCCGAGCGTGATTACTGTTAATAGGAGGAACAACCTTAACGGCATTGCTTTACTTAAACCTAGAATAACTTTTTCAATAGGTGCCTGAAACCACTTAAATAAAAAACCGGCAATTAGAACTGCAAACGATATCTTTAATGGATCGTTGAAAACTTTAATAAGCAAAGTTGAGTCCAGGACATGACTGACAAGTACTGCGGCTACGCCCATAAGAAACAAAAAAACTTCCAAGTTGCGCTCAACAGTTTTCGATAAAAACGGAACAAATAACACAAGGATCAAAACGATAATTAAACTAACCATTATTTACACAACCTTTACAGTTTATTAATAAATAATGGGCGCGTATATGTTTGCCCATTTCCAAAGAAAACTTTACAATGAAGCTATTGGTTGGGTTATATACTCGGAAACGAAAGGATGTTGTTTTATTATGCTCGTTAATATTGGCGTATTTCTGATTGCAATTTCGTTTCTACTCGTTGCAATTTATGTCGCAAAGCTTCTCTTAAGAACATCTACAGTTATTTCTACGCTTGGATCAACAACCGCTGAAGTTGAAACAAAGTTGGATAAAATGATTACTGAGATGGAAGCGACAATTGTAGAGATGAATGTGACGGCAATTGATATTGATCAAAAACTTGCCTCTACGAATGAATTATTTCTGGCGATTCAAGATGTAGGGGATACTACTGCAACTATAACCGGGGCGTTGGAATCTAGAACCGATAAATATGCAACTGATAAATCTTTACGCGGAACAAAGCCGTTCGTACGCGCAATACAATATGGAGAATTTAGTTTTGGTCTTATTCGCTCTTGGAGAAAAGGCAAGGAAGCATCATTATGATGACAATATTGAAATGAGGGACCTAATATGGAAATGGATTTAGTTGGAATCGGCGTATTACTTATAGGAATTGCTTTTTTAGTATTAGCCATTTACTTTTCGCGCGTATTAAATAATTTAGCTGGCGTGATTCGCGGTGTAGATAAGACAGTTGATCAACTTCCAAATCAACTTGATAAAATACTCCATGAAAGTGGGAATTTACTTCACAATAGCAACGATACATTAGCTGATGTTAATGAAAAGCTGGAAACTTTAACACCCTATTTCAAGATAGTAGGAGATGTAGGTGAATCAACACGTACATTATCATCGTCTCTTGTAGATGCTACTAAATCAGCAAAAAAGAAGTTGGAGAACGTGGACCCAGAGATTCAAAATAAACGATTAGGCGGAGTATACGGTACCGTTGCGCTTGGTTATTATTTGTTTCAAAGACGCAATGATATAAAACGTGAAATACCTAAAAAGTCCACACGAAAACTATATGATGTAGGCGAGAAAAAGGCAATGGAAATCGAACAAATGAAAGTACAATCCAGATTGGAGAACACAAAAAATAACGTGTAGTCGGATTATCATCCACTACACGTTATTTTATTTTGTTTTTGAAATTTTTTCTTTCAGGATATTCTTATTCTGGTTCAAATAATAAATCATAGATAATAATCCAAATAACCCTTCATATTTTTTTCGATTTGCAAATTCAACGGCATTGGACGTTTTTTGTTTTAATGCAATTGTTTTTTGTAGGGTGCTATGCGATAACTCTTGTGATGCTTCACCGACATCTCCTACAATTTCAAAAATCGGTCTTAATTCTTTTACTTGATCATTCACATTTTCAATTGTTTTGTTCCCTTCTTGCAAAACTGAAGTCGTTTGATCGGTAATCGTAACAAAAGACTCTGGTAATTTTTCTGTAGTCTTTTTCAAATTATCCAGTACATCGGTCAGTTTTTTTATCGGTTTTATTAGAAATAGCACAAGAACCGCAAATGCTATACCGATAATAAGTACGCCAATTTCCAACAAGCCCATATTTATCGCCTCTTTTCTTTTTCGCGTTTAAATCCATAATACAGACGCGCTGCTACTTCGGTAATCGCATTCGTTTGTTGCATGAGCTCTGAATACTTTTTCGGTGGGGTTGCAACCTGATCCGAAATCTGTCTAAATGATTGGTTCATATGATTTGTTGTTTTGCTTAAATCTTTTGCCGTAGTCGATAGTGTTTCAAAGTTTGCCATTTTGACTTCTGCATCATTAGCAATTTTGTTGGTTTTTTCAAGTAGTTGTTCTGACTGTTTGGTAATCCCGCCAATTTTATTTTCTACTCGCTTTAATGTTTCAGATACTTCGCCCATCGTTTGCTTAGCGCTTTTTAAAGTAATCACGACAAAAATTGCGATTAATAATAAAGAGAGAGCGGCGATGAGCGCGCTTGCGTACAATAATAAATCCATTAAGCACACCTCCATAATAATTCTAGTATACACATTTTCAGTATACCTATAAAGTTCCACTTAAAGTTGTTTATTAAACATGAAGTAACTTTTAAGAAAACGGGCGAAACCAGACGAGATGAATATAATAATACAAAGGAAAGGATATATCTCCTGACACTCACCTATCCCACGATATTTTCATATCCCCATTCCCATTGCATAAATTACTATATCCGTGTATAAAAATAAAGATTTATATTCTCTTCATATATATCAAGAAAGGAAGGTCTTATGCAAATTTACGATGTCGCGCTTATTCCGCTCATTATCGGATTAGTCCAGGTGCTGAAGTATGCTGGTTTTAGAAAAAAGTGGTTTTTGCCGCTAGCATCGTTACTATTCGGCGTGATGGCCGGGGTGATTTACGTTCATCCATATAATGTGAAAGAGGGAATTCTTATCGGGTTGTTAATGGGATTGTCCGCAAGTGGAATGTATTCAGGCGGTAAAGCGATATTGGAAAAGGAGGCGTAGTATCGATTAATGATACGCTATTTTAACCTCTTACTTGATCGTGAGAGGTTAGTTGAATTTTATTTATAATGCAAAAAATTCTACCTTTCACTATAATTCTATGTATAAATGTTTTTAGTTAGGAGATGGATTTTTGAAGATCATAATCGCACCAGATTCGTTTAAAGGAAGTTTAACGGCAATGCAAGCAGCGAATGCGATGAAGGAAGGAATTCATCTATATGATGCTTCGATAAATATAAAGGTATTGCCTGCGGCTGATGGCGGGGAAGGGACGATGGATAGTTTAATCGGGGCTACTTCCGGAACAATAACTACCCACTGCGTATTTGGTCCATTGGGAAAGATGATCCATGCCGATTATGGTGTCCTTGGTGACGAAGAAACATGCGTCATTGAATTTGCTGAAGCATCCGGTTTGATGTTAGTTGGTGAGCATGAACGTAATCCGCTTCTTGCATCCTCTTACGGAACGGGTCAGTTGATCGTTCATGCACTAGATGCAGGTTATCGAAGGTTCATCATTGGTCTTGGGGGCAGTAGCACCAATGACGCAGGAACAGGGATGTTGAAAGCATTAGGCATGAAATTTCTTGACCGGACAGGCAATGAATTACCTCAAGGAGGCGGCGCATTAGGTGGACTACATAGCATTGACCTTAACTTTTTTGATAGGCGAATAGCCGAGTGTAATTTTATCATTGCTTCAGATGTTGATAATCCACTTGTTGGACATAATGGCGCTTCTTATGTATTTGGACCACAAAAAGGTGCAAACAGCGAAACTGTTAAAATACTGGATGATAACCTGAGGAATTTTTCGACAATCACTGAAAAGATGACCGGAATTAGTTTGCGTGATAAATCTGGTGCTGGAGCCGCCGGAGGAGCGGGCGGGGCGTTTCAAGCATTTTTCCCTTCTGAAATGAAGCGTGGAATTGATGTGGTTCTGGAAGCGATATCTTTTGAAAGCCATATTGAGGATACTGACCTAATATTAACTGGTGAAGGAAAGACAGATGCACAAACATTTTCGGGGAAAACCCCATTCGGCATAGCGGAAATTGCAAATACGCATGACAAACCGGTAATTTTGGTTTCCGGACTTGTGGATGAAGAAAGTAGGGAATTATTGAAACCTATATTTACTGAAGTTCATTCGGTCGTAGGGGAAGGCGTTACAGGAGAAGAATCCATGAATGAATCGTTCCTTCACTTAAAGATGAAAACATATCATGTGATTAAGAATTATTTAACCCGTTAATCGAAAAAGGTCAGTCTGCAGGCAATTCACTTTGCCCAACAGTACTGAACTGACCTTTTTTATCTAATCACGTTTTATTTTTGTAATTCGGCCTGTTTGAGCATCAATCTCTAGTTCATACTTAATACCTTGCATAGTAACAACGTCTACCTCATATACCAGCCTGCCATTTTCAGTATCCAGTTCAACTTTCACAATTTCGCCCTGTATTTGTGACATAGCAATACTCATTGCATCCTCAATAGAAATTCTACTATACCGATTGTATGGCTGATGATTCCAGTAATTGTTCGTCATACTATTCCCCTTTCTTGTCAAACACATTCTCTTAAGTATATTCAAGGAAGGGAATATTGTTCATCCAATAAAAAACAGCCACCCAATTAAGGGTAGCTGTATTATTTGATATTAACGTACACCTTTCATATAGCGCTGGATCAATGGAGAAATGAAGTACAGCAAGATACTTAGTGCAATTGCAGTTCCTCCGATAATACCGAAATACAACATTTCAGTTTCCGGTGAATAAAATTTAACAAGTTGCGCGTTTAAACCTTGTGCAGCTGCATTCGATAAAAACCAAAGACTCATCGTCTGTGCCGAGAATGCCGCTGGTGCAAGTTTTGTTGTTGCAGACAATCCAACAGGTGATAAGCATAATTCACCTAACACGACCATGAAAATACTAAGGATTAGCCAAAGTGGACTAACAAGTGCATCCGACCCGCCTAAATAACCTGGTAGCAAGATAACAATAAACGACAAACCTGCAAACAGTAATCCTAATGAAAACTTTTGTGGAATTGAAGGTTGTCGATCACCGAGTCTTACCCATAACCAAGCGAAAAATGGTGCAAGTGTAATTATGAATAGCGGGTTAAACGATTGGAACCATGCCGGGGAAATTTGGAATCCCATAACATTTAAGTTCGTTCGTGTATCCGCATAAAGTGCAAGAATTGTTGACCCTTGCTCCGCTATAGCCCAAAACATAACAGATGCTAAGAAGAGTGGGATAAATGCAATAATCCGTGAACGTTCCACATCGTTCGTTTTCGGGCTTCTGTACATAACAACAAAATATGCCGCTGGAATTAGAAAACCAAGGATTCCGACAATTGCGATAAACGAATTGAAAGTTAACCAGCCAAGAGGAATTGAAATTGCAATAAGCACTGCAAGAACAATCGCCGAAATTGCGAAAGTTGTATACACTTTTTTCTTCTCACCAGGTGCCAATGGATTTGCAACTTGTGTTCCAGCGAGTCCTAGATTCTTTTTCTTTGTCAAGACAAACATGACAAGTCCCAAGAACATACCTAATGCTGCCACACCGAAACCGAGGTGGAAGCTTGTCTTCATCAAACTACCAACGATAAGTGGGGCTATGAATCCACCCATGTTAATACCCATATAGAAGATGCTGAATCCTGCATCGCGTCGGTTGTCGGTTTCAGAATAGATATCGCCAACAACACTTGAGACGTTCGGTTTTAATAAACCTGTTCCAATTACGATTAATACCATTGATATGAAAAACATTGTAATATTACCGGGAATTGCAAGTACTAAGTGGCCCAACATAATGAAAATACCACCGTAGAATACAGCTTTCGAAGTACCAAATATCCGGTCGGCGAGCCAACCACCGATGATCCCAGACATATAGACGAGTGATCCATATATAGACATGATTGACAAGGCAACTGTTCTATCTAATCCAAGTCCGCCGTTCGTCACTTCATAGTACATATAGAATACGAGGATAGCTCTCATTCCATAATATGAGAAGCGTTCCCAGAACTCAGTAAAGAATAAAGTGAATAAACCTCTGGGGTGTCCAAAAAAACCTTTTTGTGGGACACTTTCGACAATTTCTTGCTTCGTAAACTTAGACACATTAAACCTCCTCATATTGTTATTCATTCATAATACATGTTATCGTTTTCAAAAGTCAAAATTAAATTTTACCATTAGTTAATGTCTTATAATACTGATTCTTAAAGGTTTTTGGAAAATGGTCGTTTTTTCAATGTTAGAATAATGATATTGTAACATAATTATTGCAAACAGAATTATCTTAATGTTCTTACTGATTCTTTCAATTAAGTTTGTGTCAACGCTTCAAAGACATACCCAAACCAATCGATTTTAAGTATGTATACAAAAAATAGCAAGTACTTGGATAAATAAGTACCTGCCTGTTACTATTTTCGTTTACGATTGATTATAAGAAGCGAAAGAATAAAAAACAGAATGGTCGTCCCGATTAAATAAAAAACGCTAAATAACTTAGTCCATGGTTCTCCGTAAATTTTATAAGTAACCCCCATATCGAAAAGAAAGGTTTCTCTGAGGGTCATTGGTGCATTTGAAAAAGCATCAACAATTGAATTTTCCATTAGGATTTGTCTAAACAAAGCGGCAGAATGGGAGACAGGAAAAAATTTTACGATAGTTTGAAGATAGTCTGGTAATGTACCTATCGGAATATAGATACCCGCTAAAAATCCAAGAAGCGTCCCGATAATGGTACTTGCTGCGGCAAATGCATTGGATGACTTGAAAAAAGAGACGACTAGAAGAACCATTGAGGCACTTGAAACGACTGCTAATAGGATTACACCTACTAACAAGATTGATTTATCAAATGTCAGTAGAGGTTCTCCAGATAGTAAAAGAAAAATTTCTGCCACAACGAAAGTAAACGTGCACATGAATAAACCAATAAACAATGCGCTTGAAATATAACCCCCAACCAACTTAGTCCGTGAAATAGGTGAAGAGTAAAAATCCATGATACGATTATTAGCTCGATCTTCAACTAGAATCCCGAAAGAACCCAAAGTGGTTGTCATAGAAGCGACCGCTAAAATTCCCGAGATGAACCAAGACGTAAGTAATTGTTTTTTTGCAGGAAAGTCGGGTAATCCTTTCGATGTCAAATCGCCCAAAAATAAAACGTACAAGACGATTAGAATGATGACTGCCAGAAGAGAGAAGAAAACAGCCGTTTTATCGCGGAAATATAATAAAATATTACGTTTAGTGAAGGCGATCATCTAATTCCACATCCTTTCCATTAATGGCAAGAAATACATCATCCAAACTTGATTTTCTCACTTCAAATGAAGAGATTAAATCTACATGTTTCGCTAGAAATGGAATTGCTGACTTTGTTTCTTGGAGAGGAAGATAGAAGAAAGATTTTTCTACTGAGTATTCGATTTTTTCCGCATCCAGAATTTTTCTCATATCAATATCGTTAATGGCCGTCAGTAGTAACTTATCCGAAGCGTACTCATTTTTTAAATGTTCGGGGGTCCCTTTCGCAATGATTTCTCCCTTTTTCATGACAACTACATAATCAGAATTTGCAGCTTCTTCAATGTAATGCGTTGTTAGAAAAACCGTCATTTTTGTTTCATTTTGTAGCTGGATAATTGTGTTCCAAATGTTTTTACGACTTTGTGCATCGAGTCCAGTTGTCGGTTCATCCATTATTAGGATTGATGGGTTATGAATAAGCGCTCGAGCGATATCTGTTCTTCTTCTCTCACCGCCCGATAAATTCCCGTAGGGCCTGTTTACAAATGATTGCAAACCTGTCAAAGTTGTTACCCGTTTAATCGCTTTACTCTTTTCTTTTTTTGACATCCCATAAAATGAACCGCGAATTTCTAAATTTTCTTTAACTGTTAATAGAGGATCTAAAAGGCTATCTTGGAAAACGACTCCGATTTCCTGACGAATCTTATTGTCATGTCTTCCGACTGTGTATCCTTTCACTTTAACTTCGCCTTTATCTTGTTTCAGTAACGTAAGTAATATCGAAATGGTTGTTGACTTTCCGGCCCCGTTTGTTCCTAGAAATGAGAATAAGGCACCTTCTTCAACATAAAAGCATATGTCTTTTACCGCCTGCACTTTTCCATATGATTTTGACAAGCCATTTACTTCGATAACTTTATTCATTGAAACCCTCCATTTTACGTTTTTGGATTACCTTATTAATTCTTCTTGCACTCGCTTGTTCTCCTAAGAAAATTACGGTAATTACTACTATATACGTAAATATGCCTATGATAACGACGAAGAAAGTGTAGTAAGAAGTAAAAGGATAGATTGAAAAAAAGCTTCCTGCAAGAATCAGAACCAAAAGGACGGAAAAAAGCTCTAACAGTCTAAAAAGTAATGGATTGTCAAATGGCAATAAATGCACCATATACATCATTAGGATAATTGCGATTGAAATAACTAACATATCGACAATCAATTTTTCGGTTAGAGGTGGGAAAACATTTTGATAACTAAAGAAAAGATAAAAAATGGTGCTAAATGTGAATGATATGGAGCTTGCTGAGATATAACGCATGAAATTTATCAAGTTTTTTCCTCCCTATGTAAGATATTTCGATTTAAAACCTTTGACATAATGCCGATTGATAATTACTTTTTCGTGGTTCATCAATGTTGCTTCGAATCTTCCATTAAATAATGCGCGAACACTTTCGATATGCGACGTATTTACAATTAAGTTCTTGCTAATGCGGATAAAACTTGTTCCGTCTACTATTCGTTCAATCTCGTATAGTTTTAGATCACTTTCATAGACTTCTTTTTGTTGATAAAGAAAAGTTTTATTGTCTACAGATTCGATGTAATACAAATCTTTAGTAAGTAGGGAATAGGCCTGACCATTTCTTTTACCGGTAATTAGGATTTCATTTTTCTTAAGGTGTTCAATCAGTCTTAAAATCCTATCATCTATTTGAGGACATTTAATTAATACTTCGATTTTTTCGTAGTCCTCACATTCGTCAATTTTGATATCGATGTTCATCACATCCTTATTGAATTGTAAACTTCTACTGAATTGAGTTATCTGAATCGTAACACTCGTGAGAATTGCAGACAATAACATATAAGGTAAGTTGCATATTTTCATTGTTAAGATGCATGTAGATTGAAAAATGGTGTTGAAAGACTAAACTATCAACATGATTAACTCGAAGTGTTTCAAATTTCCTCCCAAATCAGCTATGATAGAGACATGTACAGCTTTAGAAACGGAAGTGAATGAATGAGCCAATTAATCGTTGAAAACTTAACGAATACAGTAGGAGCAAAAACATTATTTGATAATATCGCTTTCACCATTTCAAGTGGCGAAAAAGTAGGATTGATTGGTATTAACGGTACAGGCAAATCTACGCTTTTGTCGATTATTGCAGGTGTCGGGGATGCCGATTCAGTTTCTATGGACCATCCAAACAATTACCGAATTGCATATTTACCACAGGAGCCTGAGGTTGATCAGGAATTGTCGGTTATGGAAACGGTATTTATGAGTGATGCACCGATTATACGCATGAACTTGGAATATGAGCATGCATTAAAAGCATTGACTTCAAATCCTGAGTCCGTAAAGAATCAGGAACGGTTTGCGGAAATTCAAAACGAAATGGATGGAATGGCAGGCTGGGATGTAAATTCGAAAGCGAGAACGATTTTAACTAGACTCGGCATCGATACATTCGAGAAAAAGATGGGCGAACTTTCAGGTGGGCAACAAAAACGGGTTGCACTTGCGAAAGTACTTATTGAACCCGCTGATTTATTGTTACTGGATGAGCCGACAAACCATTTAGATGTCAATTCGATTACATGGCTACAGGAATATTTAATACATGAACAAGGTGCAGTAATTTTCGTTACACATGATCGCTATTTTCTAGACGCAGTATCCACGCATATTTACGAGCTTTCCAATGCGCAACTTTATTCGCACACTGGGAATTACGGCGACTATATAGAGTCGAAGGCATTGCGCGATGAAATGCAAGCTGCAACGGATGAAAAGCTTCAAAATCGATATCGTTCAGAACTAAAGTGGATAAAACGAGGCGCTAGGGCTAGATCGACGAAACAAAAAGCACGAATCGGCC includes the following:
- a CDS encoding LytTR family DNA-binding domain-containing protein, with the protein product MNIDIKIDECEDYEKIEVLIKCPQIDDRILRLIEHLKKNEILITGKRNGQAYSLLTKDLYYIESVDNKTFLYQQKEVYESDLKLYEIERIVDGTSFIRISKNLIVNTSHIESVRALFNGRFEATLMNHEKVIINRHYVKGFKSKYLT